In the Syntrophus aciditrophicus SB genome, AATGTTGGAATATATTGTAAAAGAGATATTGTCAAATGTTGTGGATGAAATCTTTTCTCAGGTATCCTTCTCGGACAGAATCAAGCTGCTTCTTGCATGATGAGGCCGTCAACAAACCGGATTCCTTCAATGACCTTTACGATAAGTTGATGTCCTTTGATTCTCTGCCAGGTTTTTTTCTGTCTCCATTGCCAGCTTGAAAACCATGGTCAGCGTTGCTAACCGTGATCCACAGCCTTTTGTCCGATTTGTGCGGAGTCTGACCGTGGCAAAAGTGGATTCAATAGGATTGGTAGACCGGATGTGACGCCAGTGCTCTGCAGGAAAGTCATAAAACGCAAAAAGACTGTCCATATCCTTCGCTAAACAGTTACAAGCCCTTTCATATTTTGCCTGATACTGTGACAGAAAATGATGACAGGCCTTGAGGGCTTCCTCCTTTGTTGGCGCCATGTACATGTCCCGGATATGCACCTTGGCTCTCGGCTGAATACTCTTGGGCATCTTATCCAGAATATTGGCCGTCTTATGAACCCAGCAACGTTGCTCTATTGTTTCCGGAAATTCCTCCCGCAGGGCTGCCCAGAATCCCAGGCCGTCGTCGCCAACCGCCAACTTGGGACCCTCTTTGAGCCCCCTGTGCTTGAGATCGCCCAGCATCTCCTGCCAGGCTTGTTTGCTTTCCCGATAGCCATCGAGAATGGAGACGAGTTCTTTCTTCCCGTTTTTCAATGTTCCCATAATGATCAGGATGCATTGCCGCTTATTCTCGGCATCTTCCAAACGAACATTGAAGTAAATGCCGTCTGCCCAGAAATAAACATATCGTTTGGAGGAAAGATCTCGTCTGGCCCAGTCTTTATAATCCTGCTCCCAGAGCCTCTTCAGCCGGACGATATTGGTCGCGGAAAGTCCCGATGCATTCTTTCCCAATATGGATTCCAGTACTTTGCTGAAGTCTCCCGTGGAGATTCCCTTAAGATAAAGTGCCGGAATTAAGGCATCAATCGAAGGTATCCGGCGCATGTACCTTGGAAGAATACTGCTCGTAAAATGTTGTCCTTCTCTGTTGTCATGAATCCGGGGCTGTTTTAACCTCAAGGCTCCAATCCCTGTTACAATCTCTCTTGCTGGCAAGGAACCGTTTCTCACGACTAACCGCCTGTTCCGGGAGTCCTTTTCATTCTTGAAGAAATCAATATACTCGGCAATCTCGTTCTCGATTGCCGCCTGCAACATCCGGCAGGCTCCTTCTCGAATAATCAGTTCCAAGGCGCTCTTTGATTCTTCTTTAACTTGCTTTTCCAAACAATCGCAGTCATTATTTTCCTCGGGCGTATCCTTTCCTCCCCCTCAGCTAAAGGGGCTCGTTTTTTGGTTTAAACGTTTGGAGGATACGCCTTCTTTCTATACTGTCCACAACTTTGGATTATATCTCTGGTGCTACTTGCAGTCTGTGAGTACTCCGGAACCTACAGGAACAGATTAAAGAAAAGATATGCCGGACAAGTTGAAAAAGTTTCTTGGGGCTGATAGATAACCATCACCCAACGAGGCGTTCCACCGGATCGGCGAGGAAAGGCGCTCGCCTCCCGGTGAACTTCATGTTAGCGCTATGTAAGAATTTACATATGCATCAGATGTTGGATAGAATAAAGGACGAATACTTCGATGAGAACAATTCATAAGATCATTCACGGTGACTCGAGGCAAATGAATCTTGTTCCCAATGAATCGGTACATTTGGTGATAACCTCACCCCATACTGGCAACTAAAAGATTACGGCACTGATACTCAAATAGGATACAATGAGTCCTACGAAAGCTATATCAATAATCTGAATCTCGTTTGGAAGGAGTGTCATCGTGTTTTGTATCCCGGATGCCGACTTTGCATAAACATTGGAGATCAATTTGCTCGCTCGGTCTATTATGGAAGATACAAGGTTATTCCAATCAGAACGGAGATCATCAAGTTCTGTGAAACAATGGGCTTTGATTACATGGGTGCCATTATTTGGCAGAAGGTAACTACAACAAATACTACCGGGGGGGCAACGATAATGGGCAGCTTCCCGTATCCTCGTAACGGCATACTAAAACTCGATTATGAGTTCATCTTATTTTTTAAGAAACAAGGTAATGCACCCAAACCTACACGGGAACAGAAAGAGCGTTCTGTGATATCAAAGGAAGACTGGAATACATATTTTTCCGGGCACTGGTATTTTTCCGGTGTGAAACAGGAAGGACATATCGCGATGTTCCCCGAAGAGCTGCCTGCTCGCCTAATCAAGATGTTCGCCTTTGTCGGTGACACTGTTCTTGATCCTTTCCTTGGAAGTGGAACAACATCGATGGCCGCTAGAAATCTGGAGAGAAACTCAATTGGTTATGAAATCAATCAAGATTTTATCCCCGCGATTCGGCAAAAGCTCAATGTTTGTCAAATGGATATTCATGGCGCAGAATACAGTTTTTTAGAAGATTCAGCGACCATCGACTGTGAGCAAGAGATTGAGAAGCTACCCTATGTTTTCAAAGACCCTCATAAACTCGATAAAAAGATTGACCCCAAGAAACTTCTTTTCGGCTCTAAAATTGACCGCAACAGCGCAGACCGGGAAGAATACTTTTCGGTTAAAGAAGTGATCAGCCCTGAGGTTATAAGGCTAAGCAACGGACTACTGATTCGTCTGATGGGTGTTCGAGAAAATACGGCGATGAATGGCTTAGCTGTCAATTTTATAACCGAAAAAACAAAAGGGCAAAAAATCTTTCTCAAATTCGATCTTCAAAAACACGATAGCCAAAATCGTTTGCTTTGCTATGTTTATCTGAAAAATAAAACATTTCTCAATGCACACCTGATCAAAGAAGGTTTGGCAATAGTTGACCGCTCTGTTGATTTTCGATACAAAGACAAATTCATGAAACTGGAGGCACAGTGTGGCTAAGGAATGGATTCTAAACAGTGCGATGAACCGTTTCCAATTGAATTTCAAGAGAAATGTCGGCCCTACCTCGGAAAGCATCAGGCAGTGTGCGCCTGCAACATATAATGAATGGCGAGATTATTACTTTAGTAACGTCCGCACAAAAGAGCATATAGAAGACCTTGGCAAGAAACTCTACGTTAAAATCACCGAAGTCATTAGCGCTGAGGTGGAGGACGTTACCGAGCAAGACTGCATTGATTATATGTTGCAGATGGTCATAGACCGTTCATTTGATGGTTATATTACCGAGATCAAAACTGTTTACGGGCAATTGGAAAAAGAGCTTATGGTAAAAATCGAACCAGCACCAGATGAATGGGACAGGCTTTTCAATGTGGATTTTTTCATCAAAATTCAAGATAAGTACATAGGCATACAGATAAAACCGGTCAATCAGGGGATACAGTTATCGCAAATCTTCAAGGAAAAAGACTTGCAAGCCAAAACTCATGAAGCATTTACTAAGCAATATGGTGGAAGGGTTTTCTATGTTTATTCATCCAAGGTTGGGGAACGAAAAGAAATACGCAACAAAGAAGTCATCATTGAAATAAGACAAGAAATTGAACGTCTCAAGACTGACATGACCCGCTAATCGGGTAAGGAGGAGTATTTCTCTCCCCTCTCCCCACACCACCTGGCATTCGGGTCCGCACCGGAGTGTTCACTGAATATGACAGCTATTCTCGATTTCATTTAGAAATCAAGTGAGTGATAAAAATTTGTTTTCGACGCTTCGTAGATGAAACACGTGAAATTCTGCATTCACAAAATTTTGAAAAGCTTGCCTGACGAAATCCGCAAATACCTTCCTGTATTCGACAAAAGTTGATTTTGCGGATTAGTGGAATATTTCAATCCGTAATTGTCCGCACAGGCAGAAACAAGGCTTATTCTATACAACAATCCGGTGCGATGTATCCCATTGTCCTGTCTATTTTGGTATACGCTCGAGAAATGCCTTCATCTCTTTCATCACCGGTGCCTGACCTCGATCCTCCAGATGCAAAAGATGGCCGACACTGTTGATCTGGGCATAGTGCACATTGCTGAAATTCTCTTTCAGCCAGGAGATTTCCTCATCCGTCATCACCGCACCGAGCTGCATCTCGCCCCGAATAAATAAAATGGGACATTTAACCTTCGTCATTATCTCTTTGGCGTCATATCCCTTGGTGAAGCCGTTAAAATCATAAAGCAGTGCGTTGAAGTAAGTGGGATCAAGCTGCCACAGGCATCCGGAAAAGAAAAGGATCCATTGACTGGTGACACCCGGATAATCCTTATATTTGTCTGCCAGTGAAAGGGATAACTCTTTTTCAGATCGAACTGATTTCTTCAAATCAAGCCAGAGCATAAACATGTCCTGGCTTGAATCGATGATTTTCTTATAGTTGTCCATGGTCAGAGGTGAATCCTCAATAATGAGGGCTTTCACCTTTTCCGGAGAGCGCACGGCTGCCATGAGCGCTATCACACCGCCAAGTGAGTGTCCTATGAGTACAGCCGGCGCATCCAATTGTCTTATAAATGCCACGGTGTCCTCAGTAAAATCTTCCAGACGATAGTGCTCGGAAACCCAGCCTGATTTGCCATTTCCTCTCAAATCCATAGCGTAGACATGCCATCTTTGAGACAGGCTTGGAATGAGGGAAAGATATTCCTGCCAGCGCCAGGCTCCCCCATGGAGCATGACCAGAGGTTCGGCCGATGGAGAACCATAATCCAGATAATTAATTTTCACCTTGCCAGTGTCAAAGATTTTTTCCTGTGGCATATCAACCCCATAGCCCTCATCGTTACTATTAAGAATTACCAACCTTTCCACGGGCGCATTTATTGGGTAGTTACAGAGGCGGCCGCAGCCGGCTGTCCAGAACAGCATCACAACAAGGCAAGCAGCACAGAGGACTCGCCCATGGTGTGTCATCATTTATCACCTCTTAAGAGAAGTGTTTTACGTGAACATT is a window encoding:
- a CDS encoding MjaI family restriction endonuclease, with product MAKEWILNSAMNRFQLNFKRNVGPTSESIRQCAPATYNEWRDYYFSNVRTKEHIEDLGKKLYVKITEVISAEVEDVTEQDCIDYMLQMVIDRSFDGYITEIKTVYGQLEKELMVKIEPAPDEWDRLFNVDFFIKIQDKYIGIQIKPVNQGIQLSQIFKEKDLQAKTHEAFTKQYGGRVFYVYSSKVGERKEIRNKEVIIEIRQEIERLKTDMTR
- a CDS encoding alpha/beta fold hydrolase, which translates into the protein MMTHHGRVLCAACLVVMLFWTAGCGRLCNYPINAPVERLVILNSNDEGYGVDMPQEKIFDTGKVKINYLDYGSPSAEPLVMLHGGAWRWQEYLSLIPSLSQRWHVYAMDLRGNGKSGWVSEHYRLEDFTEDTVAFIRQLDAPAVLIGHSLGGVIALMAAVRSPEKVKALIIEDSPLTMDNYKKIIDSSQDMFMLWLDLKKSVRSEKELSLSLADKYKDYPGVTSQWILFFSGCLWQLDPTYFNALLYDFNGFTKGYDAKEIMTKVKCPILFIRGEMQLGAVMTDEEISWLKENFSNVHYAQINSVGHLLHLEDRGQAPVMKEMKAFLERIPK